The uncultured Subdoligranulum sp. genomic sequence TTTGCTGCGCTGTCTGGGAACAGGCCTTCTGGTGGCGGCGGGCGGTGCAGGTGGCATGGCAGCCTGCGCACACAAAAGGTCTGCCTGGCAGGAGGTCTACGCGGTTTCGCGCCTGTTTTCCTATATGCAGCAGCTTCTCGCATATCAGGCGCTCACAGGGGAGGAACTGTTGCAACGTGCGAAATCCTATCCGCAGTTTACACGCCTGGGGATGCAATCCTGTACGCGGTTGGAAACATTGCCGCTGCCTGATACGATTGTGCCCTCTCTGCGGGAGGAAATCCGGTCTGACTTGCATCAACTTTCGATGGCGCCACGGGAAACGGCCTGCAGGACCTTGCAGCACTTGGCAACAGTATGTGAAGAGGCAGCGATGCAAAAAGAAAAAGAGGCTCAGATGGCAGAAAAACTCTGGCCGCGGCTGGGAATTTGCCTGGGCGCGCTGGCTGCCATTCTTATGTGGTGAGGGATTGACACAATGAACATTGATCTGGTGTTTAAAATAGCGGCAACCGGTATTATTGTGGCGGTCCTGAATCAGCTTCTGATTCGTTCGGGGCGGGAGGATCAGGCCATGATGACCACACTGGCCGGCTTGATTGTGGTTCTGAGTATGCTTGTGAGACAGATCAGCGATTTGTTTGTGCTGATCAAGGCGTTATTTGAGTTGTGATGAGGCAACATGCTGTTATACAAATTGGCCGCCGTGGCGTTTGTGGCGGCGGTACTCAGCCTGGCGCTCAAAAAAGAACAGCCGGCTTTTGCTTTTCTGGTTTCGGTCTGCGCCGCAGCAGGAATTTTGGCCACAATGACACAGCAGATGCGGCCGGTCATGGAATGGCTGCAGACACTGGATGGTATTTTGCCGGGTGGGGGAATCGATGCGCTTTTACGGGTGATGGGCATCGCGCTGGTGGCACAGCTCGCGGGGGACCTGTGTCGAGAGGCAGGCATGTCGGCGACAGCGACGGCAGCGGAACTGTGCGGCAGGTTGCTGGCTTTACTGCAGGCGTTGCCGCTGCTGCAGGAACTGCTCAGCGCCTATGCGGGCTACTTGCAATAATCGGGATGCTGATCCTTTTCCCGCTGCATGCGGACGCGGAAGGGTTCTCCGCGAACGTGGAAGCGATACTCTCAGGTGGAGACGCCGCCATCCAGGAGGCGTCCGGCTGGCAACTGCAGGATGTGCTCCATTGGCTTGCGGGCCTTGTGGGGACGGACCTCTTTGACCCGTTGCAATTTGCATGGCGGGCGGGGGCGTACTTGCTTCTGGCAGGGGCATTGAGCCTTCTGGTGACGGGCAGTACCTGGCGGCGCTGCCTGGAGGCGGTATCTTTGCTGGGATTCGGTGCCATGAGCCTGAATGCCATGATGGATCTGGCGGACGCCGTGGTGACAACCGCGCAGGATTGCCAGAATTATCTGGTGGCTTTTGTACCTGTATACAGCGGTGTGGCTGCCATGGGCGGGCAAGGGGCAGGAGCGCTGGTGTACAGCGGCATGTTTTTTGCTATGTCGAGCTTCCTGGCGGGGCTCATCCGCACTGTACTGCTTCCTGTGATGCAGATTTATTTCTGCTTTACGGCCTGTGCCTGTATCTGGGGAAACACGGGAATTGAGGAGGCTGCGGCGCTGTTCGCCAGGTTGTTGCACTGGGCCTTGCGGCTGTGCGGCATTGTGTTTGGCGCCGTTCTGGGACTGCAGAATATCCTGGCCGGAAGTGTGGATAACGCGGCCCTGAGGACGGGGAAAAGCATGCTGCAGGGGGTTATCCCGGTGGTGGGGGATGCGGCGGCAGCGGCGCTGTCGGGGGCCTCGGCTGCCGTACAGCTGTTGAAAGGGTCGCTGGCGCTGGCTGCACTGGCTGCACTGGCAGTGGCCTTTGTGCCGGTGGTGGTACAGTGTCTTTTGTACACCGCTGCTTTTGCAGTGGTGGGGGTGGCCGCCTCCCTGATCGGTCAAAAGCAGTGCGGCAGGTTGTGCCGGCTGTACGGAGAGGGAAGCCGGCTTTGTGTATCGGTGCTGGCATTGTATTTCTTCATGGTATTCTTGTCCACCGCGTTGCTTTTGCTGGCAGGAAATGGGGTGTAATTGATGGAATCGATTCGCCATGTGGCGCTGGGATGTTGTGTGATCTCCACTGTGGCAGGGATGATCCGGATTTTCTGGCCGGAGAACAGCCTGGCACCTGTCATAAATGCAGTCTTGGCACTGTATATTATAACGGCAGCGCTGCAGCTGGTCCGGGGGGCGGATTGGCAATCGCTGGCTGCGGAATTGTATGCGCTGACTGCCGCAGAGACCGAGATGTCAGATTCTTATGTAGAGTATGGGAAACAGCTGGGGCAGGAAGCTTCCGCCCAGGCGATCCGGACGGTTCTGGGGCAGGCGGGTGTGGATGCTGCGGTCCAGATCCGGGGAAATACCTGCGAGGTCACGCTGCTTCACGCAGAAGACCGGGAAAGAGCAGAAGCTGTGTTGCAATCCAGCTGCGGAACTCTTTCCTATACCATCACGGCGGGAGGTGATGCGTCGTGAAAACGGGGACGGCGTGGCTGGAGCGGTGGAGCGGGCGAATCAAAGCACTGGTAAATGACGAAAAGAAACGGGTCAATCTGGTGGTCTGCCTCGGTCTGGCGGGGCTGGTCCTGCTGGCCTTGCCGGAATGGGTGCCACAGGAAGATGCGTCAACCCGCGTGGAAGCGGAAGTTAGTGCTCCAGGCCCGGAGGACTACGCGGTACAACTGCAGGAACACCTGGAACAACTCATTGCGCAGGTGGACGGTGCCGGTGCGGCAAGGGTCATGGTGACGCTTGCCTCCGGGGAGGAAAATATCTATGCCACAGACCGACAGACATCCGCGGATGGTCAGGATACAGTCAGCCATGTATTGCTGGATGATGACGGCCTGGTCGAAACGGTACAAACCCCGCAGGTGTTGGGGGTGGCAGTTGTCTGTGAAGGAGGGGGAGACGCCGCTGTACAGAATCAGATCAGTGAACTGGTGGAAGCCTTGACGGGCGTAGGGGCCAATCATGTCACAGTCGCCAAAATGGCGGCCGCAGAATAAGGGGGTACATGGGATGAAACAGACGGCAACCAAGCAAAGCAAACACCGCCGGGCAACCGCGGCCGTGATGGCACTGGCACTGGGGGCGGCAGTTTATTTGAACTGGTCCTTTGCGCGGCAGGCGCCGGATGACCTGACGGCGTCGCCGGCCGAAGAAACGGCGGTAGAGACAGCTGCCGCAGCCGTCACCGACCCGCTGGAGACATCGGCTGATGCCGGGGAGGTGCCGGAACAGACCGTGAACAAGAATTACGGGGAGGCACAGATGGTCAGCGTCACCCAGGACGCCGGCACGGAATTCTTTGAGGAGGCGCGGCTGTCCCGGAGCAAAGCGCGGGACGAAGCGCTGGAGGCACTGAACGAAGCACTCAAAGATACCTCGGTCAGCGAAGCGGAGAAAAAGGCCCTGACCGACAAACTCAGTATGCAGGTCAACAATATCACCCTGGAGACCAAGCTGGAAACGCTGATCAAGTCCAAGGGGTTCGCGGACTGTGTGGTCAATCTGGAGGGGGAGCGGGCCAATGTAACGGTCATGACAGAAAATGATGCGCTGACGGCCGAGGAGGTTGCCAGAATCCGGGATGCGCTGATGAGCCAGTGCAAGGACCTGGATGCGCAGGACATCACCATCGTGGAGGTAAAATAAACCTTTCATCAGTTGCAAATGGTATGGTTTTGTGGTAAACTAAACTATACTATAAGAAAAAGTGGCCCGCGGTAAGGGCTGCATGCAACGGGAGGGTACACAACATGGATGTGCAGAATACCATCGGGGGCAGCTTGCAGATTTCAACGGATGTCTTGGCCAAGATTGCCCGTCTGGCTGCGTTGGAAGTGGGCGGCGTTGCCGAGGTGACGACTGGAAACAGCCAGAACGTTCGCCGGCTGCTGAGCCGTACCGGCCTGCAGAAGCCGGTCAGCGTTGTGCTGGAAGATGGCGTCGCGGCCGTGACCGTGCATCTGACGGCAAATTATGGCCAGAAGATCATGCCGTTGTGTGAAAAAGTGCAGGAGAACGTCAAGCAGACCATCCAGAATATGACGGGGATTACGGTATCCCGGGTCAACGTTCTGGTGGTGGGCCTGGCGCAGCCCGAAGCACAGGACTGAAGAAGAGAAGGACAGGAAACCAAGTATGGGAAAAAAGCTCACCCGCCGCGAATCCCGTGAGGCGGCTTTTCTGACGGCATTTGCCGCCACATTCGAACCGGAGGCTCCCAGCCTGCCGACCGGCGCTGAACAGCCGGAGGCAGATGCATTTGCACACCAGTTGCTGGCAGCCATGAACGATCACGCTGCAGAACTGGATGCGATGATTGAGAGCCACCTGAAGGGATGGAAACTCAATCGTGTGCCGCGCGTCAGTCTGGTTGCGCTTCGGTTGGCATTGGCAGAAATGCTGTATGGGGAAGAACAAAAGCCGGGCGTTGCCATCAACGAGGCGGTGGAGATCGTCAAAAAATACGGCGCCGATAACGATTATCAGTTTGTCAACGGTTTGCTTGGCACGGTAGCCCGCGAGCGGGAAGAACACCCGGAAGCAACATGCTGACGCTGGGGATCGATACCAGCAATTATGCAACCTCTCTGGCTGTGTTTGACACAAATGCCGGAGAGGTTGTTTGCGATTGCAAAAAGTTTTTGCCGGTCAAGCCGGGACAGATGGGGCTGCGCCAGAGTGATGCCCTGTTTCACCATACCTGTGCTTTGCCGCCGATGCTGGCGGAACTGGGAAGCAAGGTGGATTTGACCCGCGTCGAAGCGGTGGGCGTATCTGCCAAACCCCGCCCGGTGGAAGGCTCCTACATGCCTTGCTTTCTGGCAGGCGTCAATGCGGCCTCGGCCTTTGCATTGGCCCGGAACCTTCCGTTACTGCAGACAACACACCAGCAGGGGCATATTGCTGCCGCACTGTTTGCCACCGGCGAGATCAGCCTGTTCACACAGGAAGTGCTTGTCTTTCATGTGTCGGGCGGAACCACAGACCTTCTGCTGTGTCAGGGGGCGGACGCCATTGTGCCGCTGGGTACCAGCAGTGACCTGTATGCGGGCCAGGCTGTCGATCGGCTGGGTGTGAAACTGGGATTCCCGTTCCCGGCAGGAACCTACGTGAGTGAGCAGGCGGCGCAGTGCCCGGACAAGATTCGCCCGAAGGTAAGTGTCCGTGGGATGGAATGCAGTTTGTCCGGGCTGGAAAATCAGTGTGCCAGACTACTGCAGGAAGGCAAGACGGCTGCCTATGTCTGCAAATATTGTCTTTTATGCATTGGGGAGACGCTGGTACGAATGGCGGATGCGGCGCTGCGGGAACACCCCGGCTTGCCGGTGGTATTTGCAGGCGGCGTGATGAGCAGTGAGCTGATCAAGACCTATGTGATGCATCGGGTACCCGGGGCTCATTTTGTGCCGGGAAAATTCGCCAGTGATAACGCAATCGGGATTTCCGTTTTGGCAGCCAAGGAGAATCAGGCATGGCCGATTTTATCAATGTAAGTACCTTAAACCGCCTGGCCAAGGATGTCCTTGCGCAGTGTGAGCCGCTGAACAATCTGATCGTATGCGGTGAAATTTCCGGTTTCACGCGGCATTACAAAAGCGGGCATCTGTATTTTACCCTGAAGGATGAAAATGCCAGCGTGAAGGGCGTCATGTTCCGCAATCAGGCGCGGCTTCTGAATTTCGAGCCCCAGAATGGTATGCTGGTACTGGCGTATGGACATGCCACGATTTATGAACGGGATGGCGCTTTTCAGCTGTATGTGGACTATATGCGCCCCTTCGGCGCCGGTGCAGCCCAGATGGCTTTCGATGCCCTGTATAAAAAGCTGGAGGCCGAAGGCTTGTTTGCTCAGGAGCGCAAACGTCCGCTGCCGCGTATGCCCCATTGTATTGGTGTGGTGACCAGTAAAACGGGTGCCGCCTGGCAGGATGTACAGAATGTGATCGGGCGCCGCTGGCCCATGGTCAAACTGTTGCTGGCGCCGGTCAATGTGCAGGGACTGGAAGCGGAACACAGCATCATTGCGGGCATCCGGGCGCTGGACAAAGATACGCGTGCGGACCTGATTCTGGTAACGCGGGGCGGCGGCAGCAAGGAAGACCTCTGGATCTTTAACAGCGAGCGGATCGCCCGTGCCGCCGCAGCCTGCCACAAGCCGGTGGTCTCCGCTGTGGGCCATGAGATCGATACCACCATTCTGGACTATGTGGCCGATCTGCGCGCGCCTACGCCTTCCGCGGCGGCAGAACTTTGCGTGCCTGACCGGGAAGAAATTTTGCAAAAAATATCCATTTTGCAGCAGAATATTCAAAATAATATACAGAATCGCATCCAGTTATGCTATAATAAATATACAATGGCAACGGTGCGGCAAGCACGGCAGCATCAAGTGCAAAAGATCAACCGCTATGAGCAGGAATGGCAGCGGGCAGCCGACCTGCTGCAGCAGGCACAACAGCACCGGGTGTCCCGGGCAGAAAGTACTTTGCGGTCCGCCGCGGCATTGGCGGAATCCCTGAATCCCTACGGTGTTTTGGCGCGCGGGTATGCCATCGTCCAACGGGACAGCGAAGTGTGCACGGTGGATAATCTGCAGCCAGATCAGCAAATCCGACTGCGAGGCGCCGGGGCGGAGGCTGATTGTCTGGTACAGTCGGTGCAGAGAATCGAAACACAGGAGAACAACGGTTTATGAAACAGCCGAAATCTTTTGAAGAGGGAATGCAGCGTCTGCAGGAACTGCTGACGGTCCTGCAGGATGATACGACACCCCTTGCCCAATCGGTGAAATTGTACGCAGAGGCAGCCGGACTGATTGCCTATTGCAAACAGACCCTGGATAAGGCAAAGCTTCAGGTCGAGGAAATTGATGCCGAACTGGCTGAAAAAACAGGAGAAACATTATGACGCAGGAAGAGTATCGTTCGCATTTTGCGCAGTGGGCACAGATGGCGGAAAATCGCCTGCAGCAACTGTGCGATATGTATCTTCCCGGGCAGGCGGAAATCGGGCAGGCCGCCCGTTACAGCCTGCTGGGAGGCGGCAAGCGCGTCCGGGCTGTGCTGGCGCTGGCAGCCTGCCAACTGGCGGGGAAGCCTGCAGACCTGGCTCTGGACTACGCCTGTGCTCTGGAGATGCTGCACTGCTATTCCCTGATTCATGATGACATGCCCTGCATGGACAACGATGATTTCCGCCGGGGACGCCCCAGCTGTCACAAACAATATGGGGAGGCCATCGCGCTGCTGGCGGCGGATGCCCTTGTGACGGCCGCTTTCGAGGTGATCGCGCAGGCAGATCTTTCACCGGAAAGCCGTTGCCATGCCGCGGCTGTGCTGTCCAGAGCCGGCGGCGCCCGGGGCATGCTGTATGGCCAGGAACTGGACAAGAAATACGAAACTCAGCAGGCGACAGAACAGCAGCTGCTGGAACTGCATGCCCACAAGACGGGAGCCCTGATCCTGGCGGCAGCGGAACTTGGCTGCACGGCAGCTGATGCGGCCCCCGCCATCCGGCAGGCGCTGAAACAGTATGCGGCTGAACTGGGACTGGTATTTCAGATTGTGGACGACATTCTGGACGTAACCTCCACAACGGAGGAACTGGGCAAACCGGTAGGCAGCGATGAGGCCAACGATAAAACGACCTTCATCACGCTTTACGGTCTGGAAGGCGCACAGCGTTTGGCACAAAGCCACAACGAGGCAGCGCTGGCTGCCTTGCAGGGCCTGGGAGAAAAGGCAGACTTTTTGTCCTGCCTGGCTTCCGATCTGCTGCGACGGAAAAAATGAGGATGTGACTGCATGACATTGCTGCATACTGCATTGAGTTGGAATTTTGTGCTGGTGACAGCGATTTGTGCTTCGTTGCTGGCGCAGCTTATTAAGGTTTTGCTGAATCTTTTCACCTTCCATCGATTTATTGCGGAACGGATGTGGGGCGCAGGCGGCATGCCCAGTTCCCACTCGGCCACGGTTTGTGCGATGGTTGTGGCGACAGGTCGCTATTGCGGCGTGAGTTCATCCCAGTTTGCCATTGCGGCTGTGCTGTCCATCATTGTCATGTATGATGCCATGGGTGTGCGGTATGAGACCGGCGAGCAGGCAAAACTGCTGAATCGCATGTTCAGCGAGTGGATGGATCAGGGAGCGGCTTCCTTTCCTTTTCTGGGAGGGAAAAAACTCAAGGAGATGGTCGGACATACCCCCATTGAGGTCCTGACCGGCGCTGTTCTGGGTGTTGTGCTGGGGTTCGCCATGCCTATGGTATAAATGTTAAAACTACTGCGAGGTGCTGAAAAATGGATTATCCGCTTTTGGAGCGTATTCAGGCGCCGGGCGATGTGAAATTTTTGACAGACAACGATCTGCCGCAGCTGTGCGAAGAAATCCGTCAGTTTCTGATTCAAAGTGTTACCTCCACCGGAGGGCACCTTTCCTCCAACCTGGGTGTGGTGGAACTGACGGTTGCGCTGCACCGTGCGCTGGATCTTTCGCAGGATAAAATCCTGTTTGACGTGGGGCATCAGTGCTACACCCATAAATTGCTGACGGGACGCCGGCAGGGGTTTGCGGCGCTGCGCCAGAAGGAAGGCATTTCCGGATTCCCCAATCCGAAGGAAAGCGAATGTGATACCTTCGTGGCCGGGCACGGCAGCGCGGCACTTTCTACAGCCATTGGCATCGCCCGGGCCAAAAAGATCAAACAGGAACCCGGCAAGGTCGTGGTGATCGTGGGCGATGGCGCCTTTACCGGCGGCATGGTCTATGAGGGCATGAACAACGTCAGCCGGCTGAACAATCTGA encodes the following:
- a CDS encoding Asp23/Gls24 family envelope stress response protein, whose protein sequence is MDVQNTIGGSLQISTDVLAKIARLAALEVGGVAEVTTGNSQNVRRLLSRTGLQKPVSVVLEDGVAAVTVHLTANYGQKIMPLCEKVQENVKQTIQNMTGITVSRVNVLVVGLAQPEAQD
- a CDS encoding glycoprotease — encoded protein: MLTLGIDTSNYATSLAVFDTNAGEVVCDCKKFLPVKPGQMGLRQSDALFHHTCALPPMLAELGSKVDLTRVEAVGVSAKPRPVEGSYMPCFLAGVNAASAFALARNLPLLQTTHQQGHIAAALFATGEISLFTQEVLVFHVSGGTTDLLLCQGADAIVPLGTSSDLYAGQAVDRLGVKLGFPFPAGTYVSEQAAQCPDKIRPKVSVRGMECSLSGLENQCARLLQEGKTAAYVCKYCLLCIGETLVRMADAALREHPGLPVVFAGGVMSSELIKTYVMHRVPGAHFVPGKFASDNAIGISVLAAKENQAWPILSM
- the spoIIIAC gene encoding stage III sporulation protein AC; amino-acid sequence: MNIDLVFKIAATGIIVAVLNQLLIRSGREDQAMMTTLAGLIVVLSMLVRQISDLFVLIKALFEL
- the xseB gene encoding exodeoxyribonuclease VII small subunit, coding for MKQPKSFEEGMQRLQELLTVLQDDTTPLAQSVKLYAEAAGLIAYCKQTLDKAKLQVEEIDAELAEKTGETL
- a CDS encoding stage III sporulation protein AE codes for the protein MEAILSGGDAAIQEASGWQLQDVLHWLAGLVGTDLFDPLQFAWRAGAYLLLAGALSLLVTGSTWRRCLEAVSLLGFGAMSLNAMMDLADAVVTTAQDCQNYLVAFVPVYSGVAAMGGQGAGALVYSGMFFAMSSFLAGLIRTVLLPVMQIYFCFTACACIWGNTGIEEAAALFARLLHWALRLCGIVFGAVLGLQNILAGSVDNAALRTGKSMLQGVIPVVGDAAAAALSGASAAVQLLKGSLALAALAALAVAFVPVVVQCLLYTAAFAVVGVAASLIGQKQCGRLCRLYGEGSRLCVSVLALYFFMVFLSTALLLLAGNGV
- a CDS encoding SpoIIIAH-like family protein gives rise to the protein MKQTATKQSKHRRATAAVMALALGAAVYLNWSFARQAPDDLTASPAEETAVETAAAAVTDPLETSADAGEVPEQTVNKNYGEAQMVSVTQDAGTEFFEEARLSRSKARDEALEALNEALKDTSVSEAEKKALTDKLSMQVNNITLETKLETLIKSKGFADCVVNLEGERANVTVMTENDALTAEEVARIRDALMSQCKDLDAQDITIVEVK
- the xseA gene encoding exodeoxyribonuclease VII large subunit, which codes for MADFINVSTLNRLAKDVLAQCEPLNNLIVCGEISGFTRHYKSGHLYFTLKDENASVKGVMFRNQARLLNFEPQNGMLVLAYGHATIYERDGAFQLYVDYMRPFGAGAAQMAFDALYKKLEAEGLFAQERKRPLPRMPHCIGVVTSKTGAAWQDVQNVIGRRWPMVKLLLAPVNVQGLEAEHSIIAGIRALDKDTRADLILVTRGGGSKEDLWIFNSERIARAAAACHKPVVSAVGHEIDTTILDYVADLRAPTPSAAAELCVPDREEILQKISILQQNIQNNIQNRIQLCYNKYTMATVRQARQHQVQKINRYEQEWQRAADLLQQAQQHRVSRAESTLRSAAALAESLNPYGVLARGYAIVQRDSEVCTVDNLQPDQQIRLRGAGAEADCLVQSVQRIETQENNGL
- a CDS encoding SpoIIIAC/SpoIIIAD family protein, with translation MLLYKLAAVAFVAAVLSLALKKEQPAFAFLVSVCAAAGILATMTQQMRPVMEWLQTLDGILPGGGIDALLRVMGIALVAQLAGDLCREAGMSATATAAELCGRLLALLQALPLLQELLSAYAGYLQ
- a CDS encoding polyprenyl synthetase family protein, with amino-acid sequence MTQEEYRSHFAQWAQMAENRLQQLCDMYLPGQAEIGQAARYSLLGGGKRVRAVLALAACQLAGKPADLALDYACALEMLHCYSLIHDDMPCMDNDDFRRGRPSCHKQYGEAIALLAADALVTAAFEVIAQADLSPESRCHAAAVLSRAGGARGMLYGQELDKKYETQQATEQQLLELHAHKTGALILAAAELGCTAADAAPAIRQALKQYAAELGLVFQIVDDILDVTSTTEELGKPVGSDEANDKTTFITLYGLEGAQRLAQSHNEAALAALQGLGEKADFLSCLASDLLRRKK
- a CDS encoding divergent PAP2 family protein — its product is MTLLHTALSWNFVLVTAICASLLAQLIKVLLNLFTFHRFIAERMWGAGGMPSSHSATVCAMVVATGRYCGVSSSQFAIAAVLSIIVMYDAMGVRYETGEQAKLLNRMFSEWMDQGAASFPFLGGKKLKEMVGHTPIEVLTGAVLGVVLGFAMPMV
- the nusB gene encoding transcription antitermination factor NusB — translated: MGKKLTRRESREAAFLTAFAATFEPEAPSLPTGAEQPEADAFAHQLLAAMNDHAAELDAMIESHLKGWKLNRVPRVSLVALRLALAEMLYGEEQKPGVAINEAVEIVKKYGADNDYQFVNGLLGTVAREREEHPEATC
- a CDS encoding stage III sporulation protein AG; the protein is MKTGTAWLERWSGRIKALVNDEKKRVNLVVCLGLAGLVLLALPEWVPQEDASTRVEAEVSAPGPEDYAVQLQEHLEQLIAQVDGAGAARVMVTLASGEENIYATDRQTSADGQDTVSHVLLDDDGLVETVQTPQVLGVAVVCEGGGDAAVQNQISELVEALTGVGANHVTVAKMAAAE